A region from the Beduinella massiliensis genome encodes:
- the tsaE gene encoding tRNA (adenosine(37)-N6)-threonylcarbamoyltransferase complex ATPase subunit type 1 TsaE, translating to MVQFITDSEEETMRLGKSLGARLRAGDVVLLEGEMGAGKSVFSRGVARGMGVEGPVPSPTFTIVNVHEGTRGRLYHFDLYRLEGADALYEMGLDEMIGTDGVALVEWPSQAAEAMPERCLRATITYDGDAPERRRIALSPEGGFDAGPLKTLGGAEK from the coding sequence ATGGTTCAATTCATCACCGACAGCGAAGAGGAGACGATGCGCCTGGGCAAAAGCCTGGGCGCTCGTCTGCGTGCGGGCGACGTCGTGCTGCTGGAGGGGGAGATGGGCGCGGGTAAGAGCGTCTTTTCCCGCGGCGTGGCGCGCGGAATGGGTGTCGAGGGACCGGTGCCCAGCCCGACGTTTACCATCGTCAACGTGCACGAGGGGACGCGTGGGCGGCTGTATCACTTCGACCTGTACAGGCTCGAGGGGGCCGACGCGCTCTACGAGATGGGCCTGGACGAGATGATCGGGACGGACGGCGTCGCGCTCGTCGAATGGCCCTCGCAGGCGGCGGAGGCGATGCCGGAACGCTGCCTGCGGGCGACGATCACCTATGACGGGGACGCGCCCGAACGACGGCGCATCGCCCTTTCGCCGGAGGGCGGCTTTGATGCCGGCCCTCTGAAGACGCTTGGAGGTGCGGAAAAATGA
- a CDS encoding CD3324 family protein, whose protein sequence is MNSLCSNLKSCFRGSSMRYQNARDVLPAEVIETIQTYIDGGCLYIPRKEQNRKQWGEETRSRQERMCRDLEIRKRYERGERIAQLAQDYYLSEKSIQRIVRGVRSK, encoded by the coding sequence GTGAATAGCCTCTGCTCGAACCTGAAATCATGTTTTAGGGGGAGCAGCATGCGCTATCAAAACGCGCGGGACGTCCTGCCCGCGGAAGTCATCGAGACGATACAGACGTATATCGACGGGGGATGCCTTTACATCCCGCGCAAGGAACAGAACCGAAAGCAATGGGGAGAAGAGACGCGCAGCCGCCAGGAGCGCATGTGCCGCGATCTGGAGATCAGAAAGCGCTATGAGCGCGGAGAACGGATCGCCCAGCTGGCGCAGGACTATTACCTGTCCGAAAAGAGCATTCAGCGGATCGTGCGCGGCGTAAGAAGCAAGTGA
- a CDS encoding Mur ligase family protein, with product MGFILRALSILLLLVLATGAVVLCARRLVHFLQLESYQLPGYFRSVRRNAAQALAPGVILAAVGFLCLPMINLIGRYAPYRWSLPLAWLAVILAAGLLNLSMRRGKAKKPLVLTPRVKRLYGILAAVTFILFVLCGALLNLAGIAALPALLPLIVALAAMIAEPVERHINMGFFRDAQQRLDARPGLIRIGITGSYGKTSTKFLLGTILSERYNVLVTPSSFNTPMGVTRVIREKLQPYHEVFIAEMGARHVGDIKELVELVHPTVGLLTSVGPQHLDTFGTLENIKHTKYELIEGLPEDGTAVFARDGAICEELFTGCGLKGKHLAGEGLRVENLTVGPFGSRFELVQESGKRVSCETKLLGEHAIGNLLLCATTAQCLGLTLEEIARGIGKCTPVEHRLQLIEGKGGVTVIDDAFNANPRGAQAALRVLKGFPQRRIIITPGMVELGGEEDAFNEAFGREMAQSADIAILVGRRHTAPIRKGLLDAGFDESCLHVVANLDESTRVLGTLMRPGDTVLYENDLPDNYSET from the coding sequence ATGGGGTTCATCCTTCGCGCCCTGTCCATTTTACTGCTGCTCGTGCTCGCTACCGGCGCTGTCGTCCTCTGCGCGCGGAGGCTGGTGCACTTTTTGCAGCTGGAGAGCTACCAGCTGCCGGGCTATTTTCGCTCGGTCAGGCGCAATGCAGCGCAGGCGCTCGCGCCCGGCGTTATCCTCGCGGCGGTGGGCTTTCTTTGCCTTCCGATGATAAACCTGATCGGACGCTATGCACCCTATCGATGGAGCCTGCCGCTGGCATGGCTGGCTGTGATCCTGGCGGCCGGACTGCTGAACCTCTCGATGCGGCGTGGAAAAGCCAAAAAGCCGCTCGTCTTAACGCCGCGCGTGAAGCGGCTGTACGGCATCCTCGCGGCGGTGACGTTCATCCTCTTCGTCCTTTGCGGGGCGCTTTTGAACCTGGCGGGTATCGCCGCGCTGCCGGCGCTGCTGCCCCTGATCGTGGCGCTGGCGGCGATGATCGCAGAGCCGGTCGAACGGCATATCAACATGGGCTTCTTCCGCGACGCGCAGCAAAGGCTGGATGCAAGGCCGGGCCTGATCCGCATCGGCATCACGGGCAGTTACGGCAAGACGAGCACCAAGTTTTTGCTCGGCACGATCCTGTCGGAGCGCTACAACGTGCTGGTGACGCCTTCGAGCTTTAACACGCCCATGGGCGTAACGCGCGTTATACGTGAAAAGCTGCAGCCCTATCACGAGGTATTCATCGCGGAGATGGGCGCGCGCCACGTGGGGGACATCAAGGAGCTCGTGGAGCTGGTGCATCCTACGGTCGGGCTTCTCACCTCGGTCGGGCCGCAGCATCTGGACACGTTCGGCACGCTTGAAAACATCAAGCATACGAAGTACGAGCTGATCGAGGGATTGCCGGAGGACGGCACCGCGGTCTTTGCGCGCGACGGCGCGATCTGTGAGGAGCTGTTTACGGGATGCGGGCTGAAGGGCAAGCACCTCGCGGGCGAAGGATTGCGGGTGGAGAACCTGACGGTCGGCCCGTTCGGCAGCAGATTTGAACTGGTTCAGGAGTCCGGAAAGCGCGTCTCCTGCGAGACGAAGCTGCTGGGCGAGCACGCCATCGGCAACCTGCTGCTTTGCGCGACGACAGCGCAATGCCTGGGCCTGACGCTGGAGGAGATCGCACGCGGCATCGGCAAGTGCACGCCTGTGGAGCATCGTCTGCAGCTGATCGAGGGGAAGGGCGGCGTCACGGTCATCGACGACGCGTTTAACGCGAACCCGCGCGGAGCGCAGGCAGCGCTGCGCGTGCTGAAGGGCTTTCCGCAGCGGCGCATCATCATCACCCCCGGCATGGTGGAGCTGGGCGGGGAAGAGGACGCGTTCAACGAGGCGTTTGGCCGCGAGATGGCGCAGAGCGCGGATATTGCGATCCTCGTGGGGCGGCGGCATACCGCGCCGATCCGCAAAGGTCTTCTCGATGCGGGCTTTGACGAAAGCTGCCTGCACGTGGTCGCGAATCTGGACGAGAGCACCCGGGTGTTGGGGACGCTCATGCGTCCCGGCGATACGGTGCTCTATGAAAACGACCTGCCCGACAATTACAGTGAGACCTGA
- a CDS encoding ABC transporter permease subunit, with product MTTTNAKPRKKSRGLEHHINRVGWLFILPAVALILVLCFYPMIEAFILSLQKGKGNNLSWNGLNNYTRLFKDKVYIQAVGNTFFYLIIQVPIMLVMALLLASLLNDKTLKFKGVFRTLIFLPCATSLVSCSIIFKQIFSPSGLVNTLLLSWGFISEPFPFLTSPMSARIIIIVTMLWRWTGYNMIFYLAGLQNIDYQVYEAARIDGASSVQQFTKITVPLLKPVILMTTVLSTNGTLQLFDEVKNMTKGGPNNATTTISTYIYKLTFEQVPQFGYASALAYTIFIMVAILAFIQMKVGDKE from the coding sequence ATGACCACAACCAATGCGAAGCCCCGAAAGAAAAGCCGGGGCCTTGAGCACCACATCAACCGTGTAGGATGGCTGTTCATCCTGCCGGCGGTCGCGCTCATCCTCGTGCTCTGCTTCTATCCGATGATTGAGGCATTCATCCTTTCCCTGCAAAAGGGCAAGGGGAATAACCTGAGCTGGAACGGCCTTAACAACTACACGCGCCTTTTTAAGGATAAGGTTTACATTCAGGCGGTCGGCAACACGTTCTTCTATCTGATCATTCAGGTGCCGATCATGCTCGTGATGGCCCTGCTGCTGGCTTCCCTGCTCAACGACAAGACGCTGAAGTTCAAGGGCGTCTTCAGAACGCTGATCTTCCTGCCGTGCGCCACGTCGCTGGTGTCCTGCTCGATCATCTTCAAGCAGATTTTTTCACCTTCGGGCCTCGTGAACACGCTGCTGCTGAGCTGGGGATTCATATCCGAGCCGTTTCCCTTCCTGACCTCCCCGATGAGCGCGAGGATCATCATCATCGTCACGATGCTCTGGCGCTGGACGGGCTACAACATGATCTTCTATCTGGCGGGCCTGCAAAACATCGACTATCAGGTGTACGAGGCGGCGCGCATCGACGGCGCATCCTCGGTGCAGCAGTTTACGAAGATCACCGTTCCGCTGCTCAAGCCCGTCATCCTGATGACGACGGTGCTTTCCACCAACGGTACGCTGCAGCTCTTCGACGAGGTCAAGAACATGACGAAGGGCGGGCCGAACAATGCGACGACCACGATATCGACGTACATTTACAAGCTGACGTTCGAGCAGGTGCCGCAGTTCGGTTACGCGTCGGCGCTCGCGTACACGATATTCATCATGGTCGCGATCCTCGCGTTTATCCAGATGAAGGTAGGTGACAAGGAATGA
- the tsaB gene encoding tRNA (adenosine(37)-N6)-threonylcarbamoyltransferase complex dimerization subunit type 1 TsaB, producing the protein MNVLCIDTSGPSAGVAVLKDGRLAFECELTHGMTHSQCIMPMVEQGLAGTGLQTNEVDLFAAVVGPGSFTGVRIGVSTVKALAHAVNKPCVGVDALEALAAGIWSFDGIVCPILDARAQQVYGAVFEAGVPPVRLMDDTAEKLAEFLPKVKALGRRALFLGDGAPVFEGAIREALGDQAAFAPAHLRGLRAGSAAVLAEMRAQEADDFLHLMPLYLRAPQAERERAAREAQRHA; encoded by the coding sequence ATGAACGTTTTATGTATCGATACGTCCGGCCCTTCGGCGGGCGTCGCGGTTTTAAAGGACGGGCGCCTTGCGTTTGAATGCGAGCTCACGCACGGCATGACGCATTCGCAGTGCATCATGCCCATGGTCGAGCAGGGACTCGCGGGCACGGGGCTTCAAACGAACGAAGTCGACCTGTTCGCGGCGGTCGTCGGCCCCGGGTCGTTCACCGGGGTGCGGATCGGCGTATCGACGGTCAAGGCACTGGCGCACGCGGTCAACAAGCCCTGCGTCGGAGTGGATGCATTGGAGGCGCTCGCCGCGGGGATCTGGAGCTTTGACGGGATCGTCTGCCCGATTCTGGACGCACGCGCGCAGCAGGTCTACGGCGCGGTGTTTGAGGCGGGTGTGCCGCCTGTGCGGCTGATGGACGATACGGCGGAGAAGCTTGCGGAGTTCCTGCCCAAGGTAAAAGCGCTGGGAAGGCGGGCGCTCTTCCTCGGGGACGGCGCTCCGGTCTTTGAGGGCGCGATTCGGGAGGCGCTCGGCGATCAGGCGGCCTTCGCTCCCGCGCACCTGCGTGGGCTGCGCGCAGGCAGCGCGGCGGTGCTGGCGGAAATGCGCGCGCAGGAGGCGGACGATTTTCTGCACCTGATGCCGCTCTATCTGCGCGCGCCGCAGGCGGAGCGGGAACGCGCCGCGCGGGAGGCACAGCGCCATGCATGA
- a CDS encoding ECF transporter S component has product MRNQNVFKLTRTAILSAIAAILFFIEIPVGVPFYKLDFSTLPAIIAGFAMGPAYGLATVLIKDLIHLLVSSSGGIGELADFIMSGALVVISSLLYSRRKSLKSALIGLGIGTVVMAVLGAIVNYYIMLPFYTAFMPMEKIIEAGTAVIPAIHSKFSFVALITAPFNLLKGIALGVVTFLLYKHVSPFLHEKRA; this is encoded by the coding sequence ATGCGCAATCAGAACGTCTTCAAACTTACCCGCACGGCCATCCTATCCGCCATCGCCGCAATTTTGTTCTTCATCGAAATCCCGGTGGGCGTCCCCTTTTACAAGCTGGACTTCAGCACGCTGCCCGCGATCATCGCCGGTTTCGCGATGGGGCCGGCGTACGGTCTGGCGACGGTGCTCATCAAGGACTTGATTCACCTGCTCGTCTCCAGCTCCGGCGGCATCGGTGAGCTGGCGGATTTCATCATGTCCGGCGCGCTGGTGGTAATTTCATCGCTGCTGTACAGCCGGCGCAAGTCGCTTAAAAGCGCGCTGATCGGCCTTGGCATCGGCACGGTGGTGATGGCGGTTCTCGGTGCAATCGTCAATTACTACATCATGCTGCCGTTTTATACGGCCTTCATGCCGATGGAAAAGATCATCGAGGCGGGTACGGCGGTCATTCCGGCGATCCACAGCAAGTTCTCCTTCGTCGCGCTCATCACCGCGCCGTTCAACCTGCTCAAGGGTATCGCCCTCGGCGTGGTCACGTTCCTGCTCTACAAGCACGTGTCGCCCTTCCTGCACGAGAAGCGCGCGTAA
- a CDS encoding D-alanine--D-alanine ligase translates to MNNLTMAVIFGSRSCEHDVSIISALQFMDAADKAGYRVVPLYVTRDGLWYTGAPLRRIEAFRTFDPQTEGITRVQLDTSANAGDLWAWPPRQEGGLFHRREMKPLCHIDVAVPVLHGLNGEDGTVQGMLELANIPYTSAGLLGSSVGMDKIAMKMLFRGAGFPVLDGDWFTRDLWHEKRSEILDRIEKRLAYPLFIKPANLGSSIGISRAVDRASLEKAIDGAAAYDRRILVEAGLAEPVEVNCAVMGYGAQVQASACEMPITGDDMLDFAQKYLKNASKTGGSKGMQSLSRVVPAPIPEEMTRRIQELSRDIFRVLDCKGTVRIDFMIDSKTDELYVGEVNTIPGSLAFYLWDACGIKYPELVEKLTEYAFKANADKNHNVFAYDSTILQGYANGSKGAKAKR, encoded by the coding sequence TTGAACAACCTGACGATGGCGGTCATCTTCGGCAGCCGTTCCTGTGAACACGACGTTTCGATCATCTCCGCGCTGCAGTTTATGGATGCGGCGGACAAGGCGGGCTACCGCGTCGTTCCGCTGTACGTGACGCGCGACGGTCTGTGGTACACGGGCGCGCCGCTGCGCAGGATCGAGGCTTTTCGAACGTTCGATCCCCAAACGGAGGGTATCACACGCGTGCAGTTGGATACGAGCGCGAACGCGGGCGATCTGTGGGCATGGCCTCCCCGGCAGGAGGGCGGGCTGTTCCACCGCAGGGAGATGAAGCCGCTTTGTCACATCGACGTGGCGGTGCCGGTTCTGCACGGCCTTAACGGCGAGGATGGTACGGTGCAGGGCATGTTGGAGCTGGCCAATATTCCCTACACCAGCGCCGGGCTGCTCGGCTCGTCGGTCGGCATGGACAAAATCGCGATGAAGATGCTGTTTCGGGGCGCTGGTTTTCCGGTGCTGGACGGCGATTGGTTCACGCGGGACCTGTGGCACGAGAAGCGCTCGGAAATACTGGATCGGATTGAAAAGCGGCTCGCCTATCCGCTCTTCATAAAACCCGCCAACCTAGGCTCCTCCATCGGCATCTCGCGCGCTGTGGATCGGGCGTCCCTGGAAAAAGCGATCGACGGCGCGGCCGCTTACGACCGGCGCATTCTGGTGGAGGCGGGCCTGGCGGAGCCGGTGGAGGTCAACTGCGCGGTGATGGGGTACGGGGCGCAGGTGCAGGCGTCCGCTTGCGAAATGCCGATCACCGGCGACGACATGCTGGATTTCGCGCAGAAGTATCTCAAAAACGCCTCGAAGACGGGCGGAAGCAAGGGGATGCAGTCCCTCTCCCGCGTCGTGCCCGCGCCGATTCCGGAGGAAATGACCCGGCGCATTCAGGAGCTTTCGCGCGATATTTTCCGTGTGCTGGACTGCAAGGGAACCGTGCGCATCGATTTTATGATCGACTCCAAGACGGACGAACTCTACGTAGGCGAGGTCAACACGATCCCCGGCTCGCTGGCCTTTTACCTGTGGGATGCCTGCGGCATCAAGTACCCCGAACTGGTGGAGAAGCTGACCGAGTACGCGTTTAAGGCGAACGCGGACAAAAATCACAACGTATTCGCATACGATTCCACAATTCTGCAGGGATACGCCAACGGAAGTAAGGGCGCGAAGGCAAAGCGCTGA
- a CDS encoding DUF1062 domain-containing protein encodes MHTIRWTLSAAGLPGVLRRCACCGEMRVFFPTNMFRVNANGRRLDVFLIYKCEACQKTWNMEVVSRVRPEEIAPDTYRRYLQNDPEEAACCASDPLLWQKNRMRLCETRLEYGLTGEAIDLRGLTEPARIEIEGGKPTRARLDRLLCGKLGISREAYRRMARAGALVVERDALRSGGGALLVIRPEIGYDESE; translated from the coding sequence TTGCATACGATACGATGGACGCTTTCGGCGGCGGGGCTGCCGGGGGTTTTGCGAAGGTGCGCCTGCTGCGGCGAGATGCGGGTCTTTTTCCCAACGAACATGTTTCGCGTAAACGCAAACGGGCGCAGGCTCGACGTCTTTTTGATCTACAAGTGCGAAGCCTGCCAAAAGACATGGAACATGGAGGTGGTCTCGCGCGTGCGGCCGGAAGAAATCGCCCCGGATACGTACAGGCGTTATCTTCAAAACGACCCGGAGGAGGCGGCATGCTGCGCGAGCGATCCGCTGCTCTGGCAGAAAAACCGCATGCGCCTTTGTGAGACGCGGCTGGAGTACGGTTTGACCGGCGAGGCGATCGACCTGCGCGGGCTGACGGAACCGGCGCGCATCGAAATCGAGGGCGGAAAACCCACGCGTGCGCGGCTGGACAGGCTGCTGTGCGGTAAGCTCGGAATATCCCGGGAAGCCTACAGGCGCATGGCGCGCGCGGGCGCGCTCGTTGTCGAGCGGGACGCGCTCCGGTCCGGCGGCGGCGCGCTGCTTGTCATCCGGCCCGAAATCGGGTATGATGAATCAGAATAG
- the rimI gene encoding ribosomal protein S18-alanine N-acetyltransferase: protein MHDVIIRPLTEADVAAVHEIESLCFPMPWSEASIRHDITENIAARWLALCEDGRLVAYAGMWLIIDEAHVTNVAVHPSFRRKGYGEAIVRALMQLAQDTCMGLITLEVRRSNAGAQALYHKVGFLDVGYRKRYYEDNKEDALIMYCQFAGQPGDGAEE from the coding sequence ATGCATGACGTGATCATCAGGCCGCTGACGGAGGCGGACGTCGCCGCCGTACATGAAATCGAGAGCCTCTGTTTCCCGATGCCCTGGTCGGAAGCCTCGATCCGCCATGACATCACGGAAAACATCGCGGCGCGCTGGCTGGCGCTGTGCGAGGACGGCAGGCTCGTGGCCTATGCGGGCATGTGGTTGATCATCGACGAGGCGCACGTCACGAACGTAGCGGTGCACCCGTCCTTCAGACGCAAAGGCTACGGCGAAGCAATCGTGCGCGCGCTGATGCAGCTCGCGCAGGACACCTGCATGGGGCTCATCACGCTGGAGGTGCGCCGCTCCAATGCGGGGGCGCAGGCGCTCTACCACAAGGTCGGTTTTCTGGACGTGGGATATCGCAAGCGGTATTATGAGGACAATAAAGAGGACGCGCTCATCATGTACTGCCAGTTCGCGGGGCAGCCGGGAGACGGGGCGGAGGAATAA
- a CDS encoding extracellular solute-binding protein, whose protein sequence is MKKFLALLLAAVMLSSFAVVAGAEETTLTVWCWDPAFNIYAMNEAAKIYKEINPDVTVNVVEVSSADCETRQTAAFTSGQYDDLPDIVLMQDNSGQKFLQTFPGMYYDLTDKVDYSNFADFKVNYFVSEGKNYSVPFDNGCAAMFIRTDVLEKAGYTLADVTDITWKRFIEIGKDVKEKTGMPILTCEMGFADFLMMVPQSAGTWYFDDEGKANLAGNEVIKATLEAVKELADAGIVYEAVDWAEYISALNTGKAASTIQGCWILGSVVLADDQKGEWGVTNIPRLEVEGATNYSNQGGSSWLVLSSSKNAEVAVDFLNKTFAGSSDFYQTILKSSGAIATYLPAAEGAAYAEPHEFFGGQPVFADIMAYSAQIPKVNLQLYNYEARDALRDALQAYRDGGDLDALIDEAQATVEFLMEE, encoded by the coding sequence ATGAAAAAGTTCCTAGCTCTGCTTCTCGCAGCCGTCATGCTGTCGTCCTTTGCGGTCGTGGCGGGCGCGGAAGAGACCACCCTCACCGTATGGTGCTGGGATCCGGCCTTCAACATCTACGCCATGAACGAAGCTGCAAAAATCTACAAGGAAATCAACCCCGACGTGACGGTCAATGTGGTCGAGGTTTCCTCTGCGGACTGTGAGACCCGTCAGACGGCCGCCTTCACGTCCGGACAGTATGACGACCTGCCCGACATCGTGCTCATGCAGGACAATTCCGGCCAGAAGTTTTTGCAGACCTTCCCGGGCATGTACTACGACCTGACGGACAAGGTGGACTATTCCAACTTTGCGGACTTCAAGGTCAACTACTTTGTATCCGAGGGCAAGAATTATTCCGTGCCGTTTGACAACGGCTGCGCGGCCATGTTCATCCGCACCGACGTGCTGGAAAAGGCCGGGTATACCCTCGCGGACGTGACCGACATCACCTGGAAGCGCTTCATCGAGATCGGCAAGGACGTCAAGGAAAAGACCGGCATGCCGATTCTGACCTGCGAAATGGGCTTTGCGGACTTCCTGATGATGGTTCCGCAGTCGGCCGGCACCTGGTATTTCGACGACGAGGGCAAGGCCAACCTCGCAGGCAACGAAGTCATCAAGGCGACGCTGGAGGCCGTGAAGGAACTGGCGGATGCGGGCATCGTGTATGAGGCGGTCGACTGGGCCGAGTACATCAGCGCGCTGAACACCGGCAAGGCCGCTTCCACCATCCAGGGCTGCTGGATCCTGGGCTCCGTCGTGCTGGCGGATGACCAGAAGGGCGAATGGGGCGTCACGAACATCCCGCGTCTGGAGGTTGAGGGCGCCACGAACTATTCCAACCAGGGCGGTTCTTCCTGGCTGGTGCTAAGCAGTTCCAAGAACGCCGAGGTGGCGGTAGACTTCCTGAACAAGACGTTTGCGGGCTCCTCTGACTTCTATCAGACGATCCTGAAGTCCTCCGGCGCGATCGCGACCTACCTGCCCGCGGCGGAAGGCGCCGCGTATGCCGAGCCGCACGAATTCTTCGGCGGCCAGCCGGTCTTCGCGGACATCATGGCGTACTCCGCCCAGATCCCGAAGGTCAACCTGCAGCTGTACAACTACGAAGCGCGCGACGCCCTGCGCGACGCCCTGCAGGCGTATCGCGACGGCGGCGATCTGGATGCGCTGATCGACGAAGCGCAGGCCACGGTCGAGTTCCTGATGGAAGAGTAA
- a CDS encoding ABC transporter permease subunit, which yields MSQIKARHRKVHPARVAKYAFLTLAAFLSAFPFYWMLVSATNSNQAIMEMRMLPGANLIENWKALTGNYKVGTAFFNSLRNATVTTLVALFVSSLAGYGFVVYRDKYKNMVMSLLMLSMMVPAAATLIPMFRMFSQLKLNNTLLGVMLPSISTAFLIFMFRQGTQTFPDAIIQAARIDGLGEFRIFLQMYMPIMKPTYAAAATVTFMNTWNAYLWPLVILQSPGQITMPILIANTMDVYVVDYGMVMLAVSICTIPTLLLFFALQKSFVEGILGSVK from the coding sequence ATGAGCCAAATCAAGGCAAGGCACAGAAAGGTACATCCCGCGCGCGTGGCAAAGTACGCCTTTTTGACGTTGGCCGCGTTCCTGTCGGCCTTCCCGTTCTACTGGATGCTCGTTTCCGCGACGAACTCCAACCAGGCGATCATGGAAATGCGGATGCTGCCGGGCGCAAACCTGATAGAAAACTGGAAGGCGCTGACGGGGAACTACAAGGTGGGCACGGCGTTTTTCAACAGCCTGCGCAACGCGACGGTGACGACGCTGGTGGCGCTGTTCGTGAGCTCCCTCGCGGGCTACGGTTTCGTGGTCTATCGCGATAAGTACAAGAACATGGTCATGAGCCTTCTGATGCTCTCCATGATGGTGCCTGCGGCCGCGACGCTGATCCCGATGTTCCGCATGTTCAGTCAGCTCAAGCTGAACAACACGCTGCTCGGCGTCATGTTGCCCTCGATTTCGACGGCGTTCCTGATCTTCATGTTCCGTCAGGGAACGCAGACGTTCCCTGACGCGATCATTCAGGCGGCGCGCATCGATGGGCTGGGCGAGTTCCGCATCTTTCTTCAGATGTACATGCCCATCATGAAGCCGACCTACGCGGCGGCCGCGACGGTGACGTTCATGAATACGTGGAACGCGTATCTATGGCCTTTGGTCATTTTGCAAAGTCCGGGGCAGATTACGATGCCGATCCTGATCGCCAATACGATGGACGTCTATGTGGTCGATTACGGCATGGTGATGCTGGCTGTGTCGATCTGCACGATCCCGACGCTCTTGCTATTCTTCGCGCTCCAGAAGAGCTTCGTTGAGGGTATCCTGGGTTCGGTCAAGTAA
- a CDS encoding alpha/beta fold hydrolase: MFVELCGVKIYVEQRGQGPDVLLLHGWGCSTKLMDGVAEALADGMRVTCFDFPGHGQSGRPPQPWGVPEFAKLTQELIETFKIAPCDIVAHSFGGRVTLMLASTRPQLVGRVVLTGGAGLRAPQDEAGKKRSSAYKRLRSVVDAAGKVPVLSTAADRAREALIQRYGSADYKALDPEMRKTFVKVVNQDLRACLPGIKAPTLLYWGEQDDATPLWMGQAMEKEIPDAGLITVPGCGHFAYLEHLGEFTRIVRHFLLEDRRGER, from the coding sequence ATGTTCGTTGAACTATGCGGCGTGAAGATATACGTGGAGCAGCGGGGGCAAGGGCCGGACGTGCTGCTGCTGCACGGCTGGGGCTGCTCAACCAAGCTGATGGACGGCGTCGCAGAGGCGCTGGCAGACGGCATGCGGGTCACCTGCTTCGACTTCCCGGGTCACGGGCAGTCCGGGCGGCCGCCGCAGCCCTGGGGGGTGCCGGAATTTGCAAAGCTTACGCAGGAGCTGATCGAAACGTTTAAAATCGCACCGTGCGACATCGTCGCGCACTCGTTCGGCGGACGCGTGACGCTGATGCTCGCGTCCACGCGCCCGCAGCTCGTGGGGCGCGTCGTCTTAACCGGCGGCGCAGGCCTTCGCGCGCCGCAGGACGAGGCGGGAAAGAAGCGGTCGAGCGCCTACAAACGCCTTCGCTCCGTCGTCGATGCGGCGGGCAAGGTGCCGGTGCTTTCGACCGCCGCGGACCGCGCGCGCGAGGCACTGATTCAGCGCTACGGTTCGGCCGACTACAAAGCGCTGGACCCGGAGATGCGAAAGACATTCGTAAAGGTCGTGAATCAGGATTTGCGCGCGTGCCTGCCCGGCATTAAAGCGCCGACCCTGCTCTATTGGGGCGAGCAGGACGACGCTACGCCGCTGTGGATGGGGCAGGCAATGGAGAAGGAAATTCCCGACGCGGGGTTGATTACCGTGCCGGGATGCGGGCATTTTGCGTATCTGGAGCATTTGGGCGAGTTTACGCGCATCGTCCGGCACTTTTTGCTGGAAGATAGAAGGGGGGAGCGATAA